Genomic DNA from Gossypium hirsutum isolate 1008001.06 chromosome A01, Gossypium_hirsutum_v2.1, whole genome shotgun sequence:
ATCAACACAAGACAAAGGCCAtttgcatatatatacacaactaaatcaaccaaaataagccaactctcatggctatatacaaaactaaacactaaacatttacaagccaatccaaatagctaaattcattaccaaattatataccaaaatgaccaaagctcctatacatgccatatatcccaaaaacatagattcaaaaataccaaagtgatagcttgatagtgtgatgaggtctctgacgattcccgaatctgagctagctttgatttcactatataagacaaaaaaataaacaatgtaagctacAAAGCtcagtaagctcgtatgaattaTTAAGCAAAACTCACCATTCTTTCACCATTCAAGCAATATGAACATAATATACTATAAAACCATTTAATAAAAAATCTTATCAAATATTCATTCACATAATTTACCATGATCTCACAACTTTCATAGATTCAATGCTCATATAGATTCTGTACATACCTAATCTAATTTGTATCTATTTCTCACCCATTTATATCTTTgatatacctgttgaaccatttggaatactattcGATACACGAGAAtcttgcaccctaagtgccaatacatatcCGAAGCTATCTTAATCTCATATAACATATAATGCTCAcccgagctatcaacgggtctgctcacgcAAGCTAACTGTCATgacgtagctacatggtgctactcacacaagctgaagaGAATCCGCAACACACGCTAGATAACTCAACCACCagtaggacgtacggaccagcacccaaatcacataacccctgatgacatgtcatttgtatcctaatctattcctaaggttcaaccaggatttctcatCTGTCAAATCGTCGTCGAACATGTCCACAAGGTCATATTCATAagtaattcaataataaagcattttaaaacacaaatatattattgcttattaacatacaaacttaccccGAATGCAAAAACGATGAAATGAGTCGATTAGTCCAACGTTTTATTTCTCCCCCGATATAAAtctgaattttgattttcttgatctaaatgtaatcaaaattaacttatttaattatcaatctattcaatttagcccaaaatgtATCTTAgggcaactttacacttttgcccctaacatttcaatatgtttacaatttagtgcttatctcataaaaacacaaattcatgcaattaggtcCCTACTCATGCTAGTCGATTTTCATATAGacccctagtagcccatatttttcatttatttcacaatttaaccgtaaaatttcaacatttcttaatttaatccctaattgacaattttaccaaaaatcactttacaaatattGTTTATCTAAGAACAACCACACCATTTCTatcattaaatatcaaaatacacctatattcatcaatggaaaaaccctaaacctttaacagttttgcaaattagtccctgtgctagctagattaagctgcaacgatctcaaaaacatagaaatcattaaaaatggaacaaaaatTGTACCTatttgaaagaaaagaagatggtcgaaccctagctatggtttctccTTGTTAGAATAGATTGAGATGTTTttgtgaagaagatggacataatattcttatgttatattatcattattaattattttacctttataaccttataaaatattactaatttcaaaaataccaagccAACATATTCCACTATCACCATTTatgtctaattacaacataaggactccTCTTTAAGGTGCTATAGCTATTAgaacctttagctaatagaactcaacttttacactttacgcgatttagtcctttttattaaattgggcactcaaacgataaaatttcttaacaaaattttcacacaatcatacaatcatactgtaaacattaaaataaaaaaaattatattgaccTCATATTTTTTATCCCAAAACcatgttctgatttgactaaaagtGGGCTGTTACACCAAAATTATTCAAAGACACCCATGAATTTTATAATACATGTGATTATTGTAAGAGAATACACAACTTATCAAGGAGACACGAATTGCCACTGCAAAATATTCTAGAAATCAAgttgttcgatgtttggaggaATAGACTTTATCGGTCCATTTCCACCCTCGTTCGGTAATTTAAACATACTTGTTACAGTAGATTATGTCTCCAAATAGGTAGAAGTCATAGCTCAACCTAACGATGATGTTAGGTCAATGATGAAGTTCTTGCATAAGAACATCTTCACGAGATTTGGTACACCTTGAGCCATCATTTGTGATGAGGGATCTCATTTCGATTGCAAACCAATTGCCAATGCCCTATAAAAGTAAAGAGTAAAAGAAAAGATTGCCATGGCATATCATCCACAAACGAACAGGCAAGCTAAAATTTCCAACAAGGAAATTAAGTAGATTTTGGAGAAAGTTGTTAATCCAAATCATAAGGATTGGTCCTTAAGACTAGACGAAGCTTTATCAGCATATCGTACTATTTACAAAACCCCATTAGGTATGTCACCATTCATGCTCATCTACGAAAATCATGCCATTTTCTAGTTGAGTTAGAACACAGGGCATACTGGGCTATAAAGCAATTGAACATGGATTTGAAAGTTGCTGACAATAGAAGATTATtggaattaaatgaaatggaagaatTCAGGGCACAAGAGTATGAGAATGCTAAACTTTATAAGGAGAAGACCAAGGGTTGGCATGATAAGAGAATTATGCCACAACAATTTGAACCAAGACAACAGGTATTGTTATTCAACTCAAGGTTGAAAATGTTCTCGGGCAAACTGAAATCCCACTGGTCAAGTCCTTTTGATGTAACCAAAGTATACCCTCATAGAGTAGTGGACATCAAGGATATGCAGACATGGGTCATATTTAAAGTCAATGGACAATGTTTAAAGAACTATTGGGGTGCTCATGTAAATCGAGACAAACAATCCATTGACCTTCGAGATGTTTAAGCTCAACATCTATTTcctgtatttattttctttatttgttttactttaattttgtttttatggtttttatctttaattacttAATGTTATTTTCAATTctggttatatttttttattagtgtATAGATTTTACAGGAATTACAAAGAAAGAATGAAGGTGCAAGAACAATAGATGTAGTACCAATAGGTGTTTGCCCCAGTAATCTAGAAGTAAATTATGCCACAGTAAAGTGGGTAAGTGGACATTGAAGCGAGAGAAAATGTGGGTTAAAAAAAGAGCAAAAGTCCAAGGAAAAGATTTTGGACAGCGGGACCTTATCCCTCTTCCCTTTTTTTCACACTACTTACCTTGTAAGTTTCTACAAACTGCCCAACCCATTACCTCTATTTACGTCTCTCCAACTGCCATCACTCTTTCATTTACCTGTAGTTACATAGCGTTTCCCTTTTCATATTTCTAAACCTCCCTTGCATCCCTTCTTGAACTCTAAACTTCCTCCAACTAACTTCTCTTGAGTAGTTTTGCAAACCATTTTCCTGTTTAGACTATAGAAAACTCACAAGGATTCTTCAACACTAATCAATGGCAAGAGTCAAAACAGGTTCTAAAGGTGCCAAATCTTCTCAAGCAAGTGCCACCTAACAGAAAACTTTCTTTAGCAATTCTGCTACATCGAAATATGACAACAACATTTCCAAGAGACCATTCTGCTTTGAACAAGGCTTTTTATTTAAGGATAAGCCACATATAGGTTATGACAAATCAGTTTTAGCTATTGTGGAAACACACAATTGGCAAATCTTCTACTTGCACCTGGACAATGTCTTGGGAAAAGTTGTTCGAGAATTCTATGCACATATAACTTCCACTGATAACCGTTTCATTTATGTTTGAGGAACATCAGTCCCATTTGATGAAGATAGAATCAATGCACAATTTGGGCTAACAAATGTTCAAGACGAGCATACCCCATTCACTAAAAACATCAATGTTGAAGATTTATATCACATGTTAAAGGACTTGTGTGTTAAAGGAACTTGATGGGCTATGTCCAGCCACGAATGTCACATATTTGAGAAGATTTCACTAAAGTCTATTTGTAAGGTATCACTTCCTCAAAAGTAGGTTAATGCTATCTACCCTCAATTCCAGTGTCTAAGGAATGAATGCTACTGCTGCATTCGATCATCATGGGTAGGAAACTCAACATTAGTAAGGTTATTTTTCATGAGGTGCATCAGAATGCGGAAAAGAATGTAAGCAGTTTAAGCAGTTTAAATTTCCCTTCCCTAATCACTGCTCTCTAAAGAATGGCTAAAGCTCCTTTGAATGCCAACAAGGATGTTACCCCAAACAAGGGAGGAATATCACAATCTATATGTGTAAAAATCCAAGGAGTAGAAACACCGAAACAACACCAGCAAAGTAAGGCACCCATATCTTCTGCAAGGCACTTTACTTCAGCAAAAGCCTCAACCTCTCGaagtttatttgaaaaataagtgTTGCACTCCTTAGAGCAACTAGAGAAAAGAATGTCACTATTCGAGATTTAGTAATATCAAATTACTGAAGAAATGACAAAGGCCCAAGAACAACAGGCACTCTATTGGTCCTATGTGAAGGATCAAGATATTGCTCTGAAAAGATCCTTGGAAAAGAACTTCACTAAGCCAATGCCTAAATTTCCTGATTTTCCTAAGGATTTGCTACCATTTCTCGAGGCTAGAAGTGTTGAAGAGGAACCAATTGAAGTGTCGTCTAACAGGGCAAATCCTGCAACTATGAAAGAAAATCTTGAAAAGGGGAAAACAGCCAAGAAGGAACCAGAGAAAACAAAGTTTGTGAATACTGAGGGCAagaaagaagaacaaaatgaaacCACCCTTACACCAACACCACAGAAAGATAGTACAGAAGCTGTCCCACCTCCACCAACAAAATCCATGTTTGAACAAGACCGTGAAATCCATCGAATCATTGAGGAGATCACTAagtctgacaaggaagaggaggAACCACCCATTCAGTCACTTAAAAGAAAGCTAAGATACAAGTGTATAGCAGGAAAATCAACCAGTAAAAATTGAAGTACCATCACCACAAGCTGTTAATGAGTTTCTTTTACcctctattaaataaataaatcacactGCATTTTGTTAACTTTAAGTCtcatacattgaggacaatgcatcccttaggtttgggggtatAGCATGCACTTTAGATTTTAGTTTAACATTGCATCATTCGTTGTTATATGTTATCCTTATAAACATACTTAATTGTCATAGCATTTCATGCTTCCTAGTAAGTAATAAAGAATTGTTTGTTATATCATTATTGAGTTAATTGCATGATAGCTAATTTAGTGAAGTATAATGATGAAAAtactctttaatttttctttttgcgAGATACAGAAAGGAATTAATTGAATCAACTCTTAAGGTTAGTATTCTCTATCATATTTATGACACTTAGATTGTTCAATCCTTAATGACCTTAGGAATTTTTGGACTAAAACTCACAGTTTCTTATAGATGTCATTAAGCTGAAATGCACAAATGTAGCAAATGAAAGGCTAAATTTAAACTCCCAGAAGCATAAATTGCTAACCTAAGATTTTTTTAGTAAAGACTCCAATTTTTGTCTCATTGAGGAGCCCAAGAGTTTGGTGTTTGCTTCATCTTTACTTTTGGGTAGAAAAACCTTTCAGATAAGAGTACTTTAAAGTAATTTTGGAACACTCTGCTATGGAAGACTGCTAAGTAGCTTGggtgtaataccccctacccgtattcattgccggaatagggtacgaggtattaccagagtttacgagtttatttttttttcaatataacctcttttataaatatctaaccttccctgaaattttaaaccaaaaataatccacatcaaccaacccaattcaacatattttcaagataggttatcacatataaattcacgcatatttataagataacatcATCGCATACCAAAACCAAGATTCGTTAGTCATACCATTGGCTgaccatacattcatttcacagaatcatttactttattagcttatacatgccattggtttccaaaataaagtttttttatataccgtaatcctgaggttgatagtgtgatgtgtctccgaccaaaaatccgacctccgagctcttaacactacaaaacaggggaaaaggaaacagggtaagcactttgtgcttattAAGCTCATGTAaaaagaattatacttacctaatattttcaatacaatacaataaacattcatatatccattcaatgcattattaccctaacatgcacaaactcagcattcaagttagtacaataatttccatgtaccaataatatatactatgattgatgagctcatcaataccatgatttccatttccttatatttttttatatttatcccgttgaatttcttggaattttcgatggattttcagaggtacacttttagtgtacatttccgggtccgtcaattcatattcatgtgtgcacattttcatttcagagagcacattcccgcgaacctcatccttatagcgggattaccagtccaggctaaatcctcagtaatattgtgacagccctaatgtgaccctagtcggaaagtggtttcgggaccacaaaaccgagtcataaaaataattaaccgtcatatttgatgcttattatatgtatatatgcatgtgtgaaaatttcatgtttgaattttgttaattgtaagtgaattttattaaataggacttgtgtgagaaaatttagaaatgtgctaggccaatgttaaagtggcctattgatgcatgttagaaaatgcttgtacttgcatgtcaaattggccaaattctagatggtggccggccatgttatggactaaaacatattataattattttgtgttaatattttatgctaataattttatgttacaaaatgaaataaggaataaggttaataaaatactagttaatgggaggagaaaccgaagtttctccatccttgctcctcattgccgtaactagaagagaaaaagctttgagaaattcagctatggtggttagctaaatcaaggtaagttcaaggatgattcttggaattttagcattttttttgagttagtcattaagttctttgcttaacccatgaccaaatttgaaatggtgtggtgtcttgagcattcggccatggtaggaaatggaagagatatatggttgttttcatgtttaatgaataagttacaaatggttgttaattaagatagtttaaggtatttgtaagtagtttgaataaatgaacaat
This window encodes:
- the LOC107917417 gene encoding uncharacterized protein, which gives rise to MDLKVADNRRLLELNEMEEFRAQEYENAKLYKEKTKGWHDKRIMPQQFEPRQQVLLFNSRLKMFSGKLKSHWSSPFDVTKVYPHRVVDIKDMQTWVIFKVNGQCLKNYWGAHVNRDKQSIDLRDV